Proteins encoded together in one Gadus chalcogrammus isolate NIFS_2021 chromosome 18, NIFS_Gcha_1.0, whole genome shotgun sequence window:
- the LOC130371793 gene encoding melanopsin-A-like yields MSTGMPTTEATNTVVGTGLLGSTRAQWNISSVSAHRLMHLPPVSTAESLVPRHPFPTVDVPDHAHYTIGIVILVVGITGMLGNFLVIYAFCRSRSLRTPANMFIINLAVTDLLMCVTQTPIFFTTSMHKRWIFGEKGCELYAFCGALFGICSMITLMAIAVDRYVVITRPLASLGVMSRRRALCILAGAWAYSMGWSLPPFFGWSAYVPEGLLTSCSWDYMTFTPSVRSYTMLLFTFVFFIPLFIIIFCYSCIFRAIRHTTRAVCKINGVGARDSIKRMHKMKGEWKMAKIALIVIMLYVISWAPYSCVALTAFAGYADMLTPYMNSVPAVIAKASAIHNPIIYAITHPKYRAAIGRYVPYLAFLLCVPPRDRFTSSSFQSTRRSTVTSQSSDRPNKARLSSQSDSESGGFSDTEADPSMRLPVSHQYSSDSKQVRHSSQRSKVRVRDSGVFERAAVHSPTDPSICHLSLISTQTDLEDISMSDFSVKSVTLQANGV; encoded by the exons ATGAGCACAGGCATGCCGACCACCGAGGCGACCAACACGGTCGTCGGCACCGGACTGCTGGGCTCGACGCGCGCACAGTGGAACATAAGTTCGGTCAGTGCGCATCGGCTGATGCATCTTCCTCCTGTCTCCACGGCT GAGTCGCTGGttcccagacaccccttccccACGGTGGACGTTCCGGATCACGCCCATTACACCATCGGCATCGTCATCCTGGTGGTCGGCATCACGGGCATGCTGGGAAACTTCCTTGTCATCTACGCCTTCTGCAG gagTCGGAGTCTGCGTACGCCAGCCAACATGTTCATCATTAACCTGGCCGTCACAGACCTCCTCATGTGTGTGACCCAGACCCCCATCTTCTTCACCACCAGCATGCACAAGCGCTGGATCTTTGGCGAGAAAG GTTGTGAGCTGTATGCGTTCTGCGGCGCTCTGTTTGGCATCTGCAGCATGATCACCCTGATGGCCATTGCCGTGGACCGCTACGTGGTCATCACCCGGCCCCTAGCCTCCCTGGGGGTCATGTCTCGACGGAGGGCCCTGTGTATCCTGGCTGGGGCCTGGGCTTACTCCATGGGCTGGAGCCTGCCCCCCTTCTTCGGCTGGA GTGCCTATGTGCCAGAGGGCCTGTTGACGTCTTGCTCGTGGGACTACATGACGTTCACGCCCTCCGTGCGCTCGTACACCATGCTGCTCTTCACCTTTGTCTTCTTCATccccctcttcatcatcatcttctgcTACAGCTGCATTTTCAGAGCCATCCGACACACTACGCG GGCTGTATGCAAGATCAACGGGGTTGGAGCCAGGGATTCCATCAAGAGGATGCATAAGATGAAGGGTGAATGGAAAATGGCCAAGATCGCTCTGATCGTCATCATGCTCTACGTCATCTCCTGGGCCCCCTACTCCTGCGTGGCCCTCACCGCCTTCGCAGG GTACGCTGATATGCTGACTCCCTACATGAACTCCGTCCCGGCGGTCATCGCTAAGGCCTCCGCCATCCACAACCCAATCATCTACGCCATCACACACCCCAAATACAG gGCAGCCATCGGTAGGTATGTTCcctacctggccttcctgctgtgtgtgccGCCCAGGGACCGCTTCACCAGCAGCAGCTTCCAATCCACCCGCCGATCCACAGTCACCAGCCAATCCTCTGACCGCCCCAACAAGGCCCGCCTCTCCTCGCAGTCCGACAGCGAATCG GGTGGCTTCTCGGACACGGAGGCGGACCCCTCGATGCGGCTGCCCGTGAGCCATCAGTACTCCAGCGACAGCAAACAAGTGCGACACAGCagccagaggtcaaaggtcagggttCGAGACTCAGGGGTCTTCGAGAGAGCAGCCGTCCACAGCCCGACCGATCCCTCGATATGCCACCTCTCTCTGATCAGT